The following proteins are co-located in the Cutaneotrichosporon cavernicola HIS019 DNA, chromosome: 3 genome:
- a CDS encoding uncharacterized protein (WLM domain) codes for MSLIGKFAHLPGRPKASEATPILEKIASQVKPIMKKRGWKVGVLGEFFPANPSLLGININHGQRINLRLRPPDNPSGFYDFEQLVLVMLHELTHIVHGPHDASFYKLLAELEEEYYDLKRKGFSGEGFHSDGNRLQGTRLNEYEGRRRGLAAAEKRFQQQKVMGRGGVLGGSGTGGKSMREIVAEAAGRRLKDDKTCKVDSKEAEEEARKAQEESIVVDATDVDATGQVEAGPSHKRSLSETGTKDAPIVVDDDPEDVPGPSRQRPTLAIGGSSAESTPSSRTVSAASTPPTSRPSSAVANPKPSVPVNTKPSSSKGNKPVASVPVSASASRPKPPPKPPTTWTCGICTLINPLSAHRCEACESPRPAQNTDDGWWCEFCGAGPREMGFWSCLECGWVRKSG; via the exons ATGTCACTCATCGGCAAGTTCGCCCATCTCCCTGGGCGGCCCAAGGCTTCAGAGGCGAC GCCTATTCTCGAGAAGATCGCCAGTCAAGTCAAGCCCATAATGAAGAAGCGGGGGTGGAAGGTTGGggtgctcggcgag TTCTTTCCCGCCAATCCCTCGCTACTTGGGATCAACATCAACCACGGTCAGCGTATTAACCTACGCCTGCGTCCTCCCGACAATCCGTCAGGGTTCTACGACTTTGAacagctcgtccttgtcatGTTGCATGAG CTCACACACATCGTGCATGGGCCTCATGACGCGTCGTTCTACAAGCTtctggccgagctcgaggaggagtacTACGATCTCAAGCGCAAGGGGTTCTCTGGAGAGGGCTTCCACAGCGACGGGAACCGACTGCAGGGCACACGGCTGAACGAGTACgaggggcggcggcgcgggcttGCGGCCGCAGAAAAGCGCTTTCAGCAGCAGAAGGTCATGGGCCGCGGCGGTGTGCTCGGCGGGTCAGGGACTGGTGGGAAGAGCATGCGCGAGATCGTAGCGGAGGCAGCCGGGCGCCGGCTCAAGGATGACAAGACATGCAAGGTCGACTcgaaggaggctgaggaggaggcgcgtAAAGCACAGGAGGAGAGTATAGTGGTCGACGCAACCGACGTGGACGCGACGGGCCAAGTGGAGGCTGGGCCCAGTCACAAGCGCTCGCTGAGCGAGACTGGGACCAAGGACGCCCCaatcgtcgtcgatgacgaTCCTGAGGACGTTCCTGGACCGTCACGTCAGCGTCCGACCTTGGCCATTGGAGGGTCTTCCGCGGAGTCGACACCATCGTCGAGGACTGTCTCGGCGGCCAGTACCCCGCCGACATCCCGTCCTTCTTCGGCAGTCGCTAATCCGAAGCCCTCCGTTCCGGTTAACACCAAGCCAAGTAGTAGCAAGGGCAATAAGCCGGTCGCGTCCGTCCCTGTCTCTGCCTCAGCCTCTCGACCCAAACCTCCTCCCAAGCCTCCTACCACATGGACATGTGGCATCTGCACCTTAATCAATCCTCTGTCTGCGCACCGCTGCGAGGCGTGCGAGTCCCCGCGTCCCGCGCAGAATACCGACGACGGCTGGTGGTGCGAGTTCTGTGGCGCGGGTCCGCGTGAGATGGGGTTCTGGAGCTGCCTAGAGTGCGGGTGGGTGCGCAAGTCGGGTTGA